The sequence below is a genomic window from Salinispira pacifica.
CGTTGTCGTATCGTGAGGTTCATGTTTTAGCCTACAGGGTATATCAGTCCATAATCAAGCACCGTGAAGAGAAATTTCCGCATAGAATATGCTCAACTCCCTCAGCACGGTAAAAAGCGTGAACCCCGATTGGTGAAGATTCCGGATTATCCTGCGCATGGCCAAATCGCTGCTTCCGCCCTGGCGGTGCAGGATGAGCTCCTGTTCATAGGCATCCAGCTGCAGGACAAAACTGTCTGAGGCATTTTCTGCGGAAGATATAAGCTGTCCGTACTGCTCCTGGAGCCGCTGAAGTTCCAGCTCAATTTCCTGTTCAGCCCGGCTGATCTGTACACTGTTTCTCCTCAGACGCTGTTCATGGAGGCGCTTTTGAAGCCGGAAGCTCCTGCGGAAGGGGTCGGAAATATCAACGGCTGCTGTGAGGGTAAATATTTCTTCCCCGGGGTTTTCCAGCAGTCCCGGATTATCTGCTCCTCCCTCTGTCGGCTCAAATGGTGCCTGATAGTTCATATTTATACTCAATCTGGGCGCATCCGCCTGCCCTGCATCCATCAGCGCCGCCCGGGCATTTTCCATGTCGTAGCGGGCCTGCAAAATGTCGGGATCACCCTCGGTCATGCGTCGGCGGAGATCAGCCCAATCGGGAACCTTGGAAAGACGTGCCGGAGAAGGAAGCAGCCGGTCTGAGAGGAGAGCGGCAACGCGCCGGTCATCCCTGCCCAGGTCCGCAGATATGCTGCGCTGAATCTCTCTGATACTGTTTTCCAGCTCTCTGAACCGGGTTTTTTGCACTTCCAATGCATCAGCTGCGGCATCCAGCTGATTTTGAGACGCAAGCCCCAGTTCCGCATCTTCTGTGATCTGCTGAAGTTCTATCTCCTGAATACTGATGCTCTCTTCCAGCAGATGAAGCTCCTGTATGAGATCCAGCCGCCGGCTCAGACGCCGGAGCATCCCCAGGCTCTGCTGATTAAGCCCTTCATCGTAGTTCAGCTGTGCCAGGGTAACCCCGTTTTCCGCCGCCTTCATTCCTGCATCAAGGACATTGAAGCGCAGGAAGCTGCCGTCAAGAAAGAGGGGCTGGGAGAGTCCCGCCGACACTGAAGGGGAAAGAGCAAACGACCATTCATCTTCAGGGGATATCCGGTTTTGTGACAGTCCTGCGGATGCGGTTGCGAAGAGCTGGCCTCCGGTGGGCAGGGCCTGGTCTGCGGAAAGGCTCATTGACCAGTCAATGGACTCATCGTCCCCGGGATCGTTTCCCGGAACCGGCTGTGCACTGAAATCCGGGCCCCTGGTATAGCTGAACATGCTGCCTCCCCCGGAGGGAGAACCCGCCCCGCCGATGCTCAGGCCGGGCAGTATGCTGCTTCGCTGAAACCGGTATTGGGCCTGTGCAGATTCCAGGGCTGAGTCCAGAAGCTGTATTCCGGCGCTCTGCACCATGCCCTGCCGTATTTCCGGCAGCAGCCTGCTGACCACGCTCTGCCGGGGCAAATTATCACCTGTAAGGCGGAATACCGCTTCTTCAGCGCTGCGGGAAAGCAGCTCAGGATCCGTTTCGGACAGCTGTTCCGGGGCATCGGGCAGACGGGGATATTCGGGAAGCAGAATGCTGAATCCGTCCTCTTCAGCTGTTGCCGGAGCTGTGTCCGCTGCTTCATTCTGCTGGGCGTGAAGGATTCCGTTACCTCCGGATAAACCCGGAAACAGGAACAGGAGAGCAAAAAGCCCCAGGGTCAATACACCCCTGGCACCCTTAAGATTTCCGCCGCCGGATTCTTCCGCCCGCTGTTCAGGGCTCTCTGCGTTACGCCGGTCGTAGAGAAGACCGTACAAGCCGGGAATAATAAAGAGGGCGGTAATGGTGGAGAAGAGCAGGCCGAAAATAATAGTGCTCGCCATTGGTCCCCAGACCACCGAACTTCCGCCGATCCCCAGCGCAGTGGGAAGCAGTCCTGCAATGGTTGTGAGAGATGTGAGCATAATGGGGCGCAAACGGGTTCCCGCTGCTTCCCGTACCGCATCCCCCACCGAAGCTCCTTTATCCCGCAGCTCGTTAATAAAACTGATGAGAACAATCGCATCGTTCACTGCGATTCCCGCCAACGCAACCCCTGCATAGAGCACAGTGGTGGAGAATGCGGTTCCGCTGAGTGCAAGGTAGAGTACCACTCCCACAAACGAAAAGGGTACCGAAATCAGAATAATCAGGGGCTGGGAGTAGCTCTTGAATTGAGCTCCCAGGATGAGATATATCAGAAAAATCCCTAACAGAAAAACTCTGAGAATCTGAATAATCAGATCCTGAAACTCGGAGAACTCACCGCCGGTTCCGAACTCCACATCCGGATAGCTAGAGGCCAGCTCAGCCGCAAAAAAGGCTTCCACATCCTGATTTACTACAGCCAGATCCAGATTTTCCACGGCATCGGCGGTTACGGTGATCTGACGCTTCCCCTCCACCCTTCGGATGCTTCCCGCCGAACTGGGAAAATCAACAGATGCCACCGAGGAAAAGGGAATGAGCCGACCGGACTGGGTGGGGATCGACGACTGAACCAGATCATCATACCGTGCCGTTCCCGGAGTGGCATAGCGAAGAACAATTTCAATTTCCTCATTATCCTCGAAATACCGTCCCAGCACCAGTCCGTCGAATTTGGCACGGATGAAGTTGCCCACCTGGGACACCGAAAGCCCCAGTGCTGTGGCCCGCTCCTCATTCACCTGTATCCGGATTTCCGGATTTCCCGGCTGATAATTGTCCTCCACATTGAATACTCCATCGGCTCCCCGGAGATATTCCTGGAGATCCTCCGACGATGCGATAATCTGTGGGTAATTATCGCCGCTTAAGGTAAAGGAGAGAGGTGAAGATGTTGGAGGCCCGTTTACCGCTTTACGGTACACCATCTCCTCCGGTCCTGCCAGGCTGCTCAAATCACTCTGAACATCCCGGATAATCGC
It includes:
- a CDS encoding efflux RND transporter permease subunit, translated to MSTHESNGGAGSNEGSGTAAYPEKPDTTRLERGIGALSVKNPVLVNILMFTVIALGAFSMLQLPQEQFAEVPFYWVNIIVPYPGVSAEDLETIVTIPVENEFQGIDNLKTISSTTSEGLSVVRVEFDDGISQQRFETLFQDSQTRFNRVDLPDGILNPVVDDFSSADFAPVIEVVLSGDLPYAELRQQALRFQDDILGISEVSSADIVGLRDREITLTADPSRMASLGLSSSEILQAVQDRNSSIPGGTLSTEDREFILRTVGSIREIDDFQDVIIRRSGNDGSGIIRLRDVARVSDGFDPDSGISRINGDTSLALRVTKVPGGSSLDVVQGIRDYLTQREEDLPGGLDVTLLNDSTVQIRDSLSVLTGNALMGLALLVVILALFIGLRNALMTALGIPVTFALTFIVLELLGETINTNTLFGLVLVLGLIVDHAIVIIENSYRMQQSGLSRHDAAIAGTNQVVWPVIAATATTVAAFLPLMIIPGTIGRFLRVIPLTVAIALIASTWEALYILPSHFADWGRERKNRPRREHGAWFKVIRTRFDRLFARVYPRRGLLLAGALVVAGGSFALIPLLNQDLFAAEDFSYFTIDITMPRGTPLDQTDAMLGRIENRLMDRVGDGEVLSVLSTAGSLASSTSVDSSSNVGQITVDLTDVEQGRSRSIDAIIRDVQSDLSSLAGPEEMVYRKAVNGPPTSSPLSFTLSGDNYPQIIASSEDLQEYLRGADGVFNVEDNYQPGNPEIRIQVNEERATALGLSVSQVGNFIRAKFDGLVLGRYFEDNEEIEIVLRYATPGTARYDDLVQSSIPTQSGRLIPFSSVASVDFPSSAGSIRRVEGKRQITVTADAVENLDLAVVNQDVEAFFAAELASSYPDVEFGTGGEFSEFQDLIIQILRVFLLGIFLIYLILGAQFKSYSQPLIILISVPFSFVGVVLYLALSGTAFSTTVLYAGVALAGIAVNDAIVLISFINELRDKGASVGDAVREAAGTRLRPIMLTSLTTIAGLLPTALGIGGSSVVWGPMASTIIFGLLFSTITALFIIPGLYGLLYDRRNAESPEQRAEESGGGNLKGARGVLTLGLFALLFLFPGLSGGNGILHAQQNEAADTAPATAEEDGFSILLPEYPRLPDAPEQLSETDPELLSRSAEEAVFRLTGDNLPRQSVVSRLLPEIRQGMVQSAGIQLLDSALESAQAQYRFQRSSILPGLSIGGAGSPSGGGSMFSYTRGPDFSAQPVPGNDPGDDESIDWSMSLSADQALPTGGQLFATASAGLSQNRISPEDEWSFALSPSVSAGLSQPLFLDGSFLRFNVLDAGMKAAENGVTLAQLNYDEGLNQQSLGMLRRLSRRLDLIQELHLLEESISIQEIELQQITEDAELGLASQNQLDAAADALEVQKTRFRELENSIREIQRSISADLGRDDRRVAALLSDRLLPSPARLSKVPDWADLRRRMTEGDPDILQARYDMENARAALMDAGQADAPRLSINMNYQAPFEPTEGGADNPGLLENPGEEIFTLTAAVDISDPFRRSFRLQKRLHEQRLRRNSVQISRAEQEIELELQRLQEQYGQLISSAENASDSFVLQLDAYEQELILHRQGGSSDLAMRRIIRNLHQSGFTLFTVLRELSIFYAEISLHGA